A genomic window from Salvelinus namaycush isolate Seneca chromosome 5, SaNama_1.0, whole genome shotgun sequence includes:
- the LOC120048586 gene encoding zinc finger protein 3-like isoform X1 translates to MEKTKDIQSPTMDSDILNIEEIVMGKGPPDPPAELTTEKPAEPYKPISSFKAPPPPTIQPYQHENLQCFQCFITFCNSKAKERHMKKSHREEYKQQLQQGDTLFTCYVCDRTFPSSEELTQHQGSHNKEDKPFKCPHCQESFRTFSELTTHRRQVCPERQFVCKDCSETFRSPALLRTHRLAQHPRPEAEVDEPDDPTKTHRCGKCNRGFETESELIMHQENHAGDQHCNGSASPAKKRGRPFKAEDATVGEKKGKRRKKKEEGTEEVETGNNAEEAAAAPAETKGKAAAAGGGRRGRPKAAAGEEAGEDDSEAPAEEKKLKAAPAPPKQHPCPECELTFPALAQLRTHKKEKHTPRKAHPCEECEESFARPEQLEAHKNRAHTKGRYACPTCGKSFGRESNLKGHQQSSHPEEEEEEKQEAAGRSKR, encoded by the exons ATGGAGAAGACTAAG GACATCCAGTCTCCCACGATGGACTCAGACATACTGAATATAGAGGAGATAGTGATGGGGAAGGGGCCACCAGATCCCCCTGCAGAACTGACCACTGAGAAACCAGCAGAACCCTACAAACCCATCTCCTCCTTCAAAGCACCGCCTCCACCCACCATTCAACCAT ACCAGCATGAGAACCTGCAGTGTTTCCAGTGCTTCATCACTTTCTGTAACTCCAAAGCTAAGGAGAGGCACATGAAGAAGAGCCATCGTGAGGAGTACAAGCAGCAGCTCCAGCAG GGAGATACTCTGTTCACCTGCTATGTGTGTGACCGTACCTTTCCGTCCTCGGAGGAGCTGACCCAGCACCAGGGCTCACACAACAAGGAGGACAAGCCCTTCAAGTGTCCCCACTGCCAGGAGAGCTTCCGTACCTTCTCTGAG CTGACGACCCACAGGAGACAGGTCTGTCCAGAGAGGCAATTTGTGTGTAAGGACTGCAGTGAGACCTTCCGCAGCCCTGCCCTCCTTCGTACCCACCGCTTGGCCCAGCACCCCCGTCCAGAGGCAGAAGTGGATGAGCCAGATGACCCTACCAAGACCCACCGCTGTGGGAAGTGCAACCGGGGCTTCGAGACCGAGTCTGAGCTAATAATGCACCAGGAGAACCACGCCGGTGACCAGCACTGCAACGGCAGCGCTTCGCCTGCCAAGAAGCGCGGACGGCCCTTTAAAGCAGAGGACGCAACGGTCGGAGAgaagaaagggaagaggagaaagaagaaGGAAGAGGGCACAGAGGAGGTGGAGACTGGAAACAATGCAGAGGAGGCTGCAGCAGCTCCGGCTGAGACCAAGGggaaagcagcagcagcagggggTGGCAGGCGGGGCCGTCCTAAAGCAGCAGCAGGCGAGGAGGCCGGAGAAGACGACAGTGAAGCCCCAGCAGAGGAGAAGAAACTCAAAGCGGCTCCCGCTCCCCCCAAGCAGCACCCCTGCCCTGAGTGTGAGCTCACTTTCCCTGCCCTGGCCCAGCTCCGCACCCACAAGAAGGAAAAGCACACCCCACGTAAGGCCCACCCCTGCGAGGAGTGTGAGGAGAGCTTTGCCCGTCCCGAGCAGCTAGAAGCCCACAAGAACCGGGCACACACCAAGGGGCGTTACGCCTGCCCTACCTGTGGCAAGAGCTTTGGCCGAGAGAGCAATCTGAAGGGCCACCAGCAGAGCAGccacccagaggaggaggaggaggagaagcaaGAGGCGGCGGGCCGCAGCAAGAGATAA
- the LOC120048586 gene encoding zinc finger protein 3-like isoform X2: MDSDILNIEEIVMGKGPPDPPAELTTEKPAEPYKPISSFKAPPPPTIQPYQHENLQCFQCFITFCNSKAKERHMKKSHREEYKQQLQQGDTLFTCYVCDRTFPSSEELTQHQGSHNKEDKPFKCPHCQESFRTFSELTTHRRQVCPERQFVCKDCSETFRSPALLRTHRLAQHPRPEAEVDEPDDPTKTHRCGKCNRGFETESELIMHQENHAGDQHCNGSASPAKKRGRPFKAEDATVGEKKGKRRKKKEEGTEEVETGNNAEEAAAAPAETKGKAAAAGGGRRGRPKAAAGEEAGEDDSEAPAEEKKLKAAPAPPKQHPCPECELTFPALAQLRTHKKEKHTPRKAHPCEECEESFARPEQLEAHKNRAHTKGRYACPTCGKSFGRESNLKGHQQSSHPEEEEEEKQEAAGRSKR, encoded by the exons ATGGACTCAGACATACTGAATATAGAGGAGATAGTGATGGGGAAGGGGCCACCAGATCCCCCTGCAGAACTGACCACTGAGAAACCAGCAGAACCCTACAAACCCATCTCCTCCTTCAAAGCACCGCCTCCACCCACCATTCAACCAT ACCAGCATGAGAACCTGCAGTGTTTCCAGTGCTTCATCACTTTCTGTAACTCCAAAGCTAAGGAGAGGCACATGAAGAAGAGCCATCGTGAGGAGTACAAGCAGCAGCTCCAGCAG GGAGATACTCTGTTCACCTGCTATGTGTGTGACCGTACCTTTCCGTCCTCGGAGGAGCTGACCCAGCACCAGGGCTCACACAACAAGGAGGACAAGCCCTTCAAGTGTCCCCACTGCCAGGAGAGCTTCCGTACCTTCTCTGAG CTGACGACCCACAGGAGACAGGTCTGTCCAGAGAGGCAATTTGTGTGTAAGGACTGCAGTGAGACCTTCCGCAGCCCTGCCCTCCTTCGTACCCACCGCTTGGCCCAGCACCCCCGTCCAGAGGCAGAAGTGGATGAGCCAGATGACCCTACCAAGACCCACCGCTGTGGGAAGTGCAACCGGGGCTTCGAGACCGAGTCTGAGCTAATAATGCACCAGGAGAACCACGCCGGTGACCAGCACTGCAACGGCAGCGCTTCGCCTGCCAAGAAGCGCGGACGGCCCTTTAAAGCAGAGGACGCAACGGTCGGAGAgaagaaagggaagaggagaaagaagaaGGAAGAGGGCACAGAGGAGGTGGAGACTGGAAACAATGCAGAGGAGGCTGCAGCAGCTCCGGCTGAGACCAAGGggaaagcagcagcagcagggggTGGCAGGCGGGGCCGTCCTAAAGCAGCAGCAGGCGAGGAGGCCGGAGAAGACGACAGTGAAGCCCCAGCAGAGGAGAAGAAACTCAAAGCGGCTCCCGCTCCCCCCAAGCAGCACCCCTGCCCTGAGTGTGAGCTCACTTTCCCTGCCCTGGCCCAGCTCCGCACCCACAAGAAGGAAAAGCACACCCCACGTAAGGCCCACCCCTGCGAGGAGTGTGAGGAGAGCTTTGCCCGTCCCGAGCAGCTAGAAGCCCACAAGAACCGGGCACACACCAAGGGGCGTTACGCCTGCCCTACCTGTGGCAAGAGCTTTGGCCGAGAGAGCAATCTGAAGGGCCACCAGCAGAGCAGccacccagaggaggaggaggaggagaagcaaGAGGCGGCGGGCCGCAGCAAGAGATAA